From a region of the Streptacidiphilus albus JL83 genome:
- a CDS encoding LbetaH domain-containing protein: MPVADPQTSTTSMTDVRLTPDYYIHRQQDLASAYIVGLLARAETVFDIKPLMVADLDDPAACGLDHAPAGTIDAGAIVEGPVYLQQGARIESGAHVIGPVLICSGAVIAAGALVRDHSVIGPGSAVGFGAEITRSLLVEAVFMKHVSFVGDSILGRHVHLGAFCSTTGMRNGTGPVREPAVDEVTITLDEARISTGQTKFGAVIGDEVGLPAATVLSPGTLIGPGTVIYPHTHIGGILPAGSRVR; this comes from the coding sequence ATGCCAGTCGCCGACCCCCAGACATCCACGACGTCCATGACCGACGTCCGGCTGACCCCGGACTACTACATCCACCGACAGCAGGACCTGGCCAGCGCGTACATCGTTGGCCTCCTGGCCCGTGCGGAGACGGTGTTCGACATCAAGCCGCTCATGGTCGCCGACCTCGACGACCCAGCCGCCTGCGGACTCGACCATGCCCCCGCAGGCACCATCGATGCCGGAGCGATCGTGGAAGGCCCCGTCTACCTCCAGCAGGGGGCCCGGATCGAGTCCGGTGCGCACGTTATCGGCCCGGTGCTGATCTGCTCTGGCGCGGTCATCGCTGCCGGTGCCCTGGTGCGCGACCACTCCGTGATCGGCCCCGGCAGCGCAGTCGGTTTCGGCGCGGAGATCACCCGGAGCCTCCTGGTCGAGGCGGTGTTCATGAAGCACGTCTCGTTCGTCGGGGACTCCATCCTTGGCAGGCACGTCCACCTGGGCGCTTTCTGTTCCACCACCGGCATGCGCAACGGCACCGGTCCCGTCCGCGAACCCGCTGTCGACGAAGTCACGATCACGCTGGACGAGGCGCGGATCAGCACCGGGCAGACGAAGTTCGGTGCGGTCATCGGCGACGAGGTCGGCCTGCCAGCCGCCACCGTCCTGTCACCAGGCACTCTGATCGGCCCTGGCACGGTGATCTACCCGCACACCCACATCGGCGGCATCCTGCCCGCCGGCAGCCGGGTCAGGTGA
- a CDS encoding IS1380 family transposase → MQSTQWDHRLAVRADVKNLVGQAGIVLLRKVADRLGLARALAAVLPAGSGPGWRDRGLALVQLACAIALGATNLLEAEHLQFHWRPLFPSPVSDSTLRRTLEAIDAPVAARIERVRAAIRRVVWTWLTLRPGGFPWIQVAGRVLTGWYVLDLDATIVPCTSKKEGAAGTYKGSFGHMPLGAWVANTRECVAMLLRPGNAAPNDIADHKTVLAASLRQIPLPLWSKLLVRIDGAAFSHGLLDHLQALTTTRRRVRFVTGWAINQADEQAIALLPRHVWTAALRQDGSIHEIKAEDGGTVTYQVAEITGLRDLSGWPTGLRLIVRRVKPSRRDSKKLTAFEKHTGWRYQIVATNIPAHQGLCAVPGSGQAWFLDALYRDHAEVEDRVKAIKRVGLGLLPSKSWQVNTAWVVASTLAADLDAWTRLLLLHDEPELAGAEPATIRRKLYHLPARLTAHARRRTLHLDRQWPWAAAFTTAWQRATELPAPA, encoded by the coding sequence GTGCAGAGTACCCAATGGGATCACCGGCTCGCCGTGCGGGCCGACGTGAAGAACCTGGTCGGGCAGGCGGGCATCGTGCTGCTGCGCAAGGTCGCCGACCGGCTCGGCCTGGCCCGCGCGCTGGCCGCTGTACTCCCAGCAGGCAGCGGGCCGGGCTGGCGGGACCGCGGCCTGGCACTGGTCCAGCTGGCCTGCGCAATCGCCCTGGGAGCCACGAACCTCCTGGAGGCCGAGCACCTCCAGTTCCACTGGCGCCCGTTGTTCCCGAGCCCAGTCTCCGACAGCACTCTGCGCCGCACCCTGGAGGCGATCGACGCCCCGGTCGCCGCGCGCATCGAACGGGTGCGGGCCGCCATCCGGCGCGTGGTGTGGACCTGGCTGACGCTGCGGCCCGGCGGCTTCCCCTGGATACAGGTCGCCGGCCGGGTGCTGACCGGCTGGTACGTCCTTGACCTGGACGCCACCATCGTGCCCTGCACCAGCAAGAAGGAAGGCGCGGCCGGCACCTACAAAGGATCGTTCGGACACATGCCGCTGGGAGCCTGGGTCGCCAACACCCGCGAGTGCGTCGCCATGCTGCTGCGGCCGGGCAACGCCGCCCCCAACGACATCGCCGACCACAAGACGGTCCTGGCCGCCTCCCTGCGGCAGATCCCGCTGCCCCTGTGGTCGAAACTGCTGGTCCGCATCGACGGCGCGGCGTTCTCCCACGGCCTGCTCGACCACCTCCAGGCCCTGACCACCACACGACGCCGGGTCCGCTTCGTCACCGGCTGGGCCATCAACCAAGCCGACGAGCAGGCCATCGCCCTGCTGCCCCGACACGTGTGGACTGCGGCACTACGCCAGGACGGCAGCATCCACGAGATCAAGGCCGAGGACGGCGGCACCGTCACCTACCAGGTCGCCGAGATTACCGGCCTGCGCGACCTGTCGGGCTGGCCCACTGGGTTGCGGCTGATCGTGCGCCGAGTCAAGCCCTCGCGACGCGACTCCAAGAAGCTCACCGCCTTCGAGAAGCACACCGGCTGGCGCTACCAGATCGTGGCCACCAACATCCCCGCCCACCAGGGCCTCTGCGCCGTCCCCGGCTCCGGCCAGGCCTGGTTCCTCGACGCTTTGTACCGCGATCACGCCGAGGTGGAGGACCGGGTGAAGGCGATCAAACGGGTCGGACTCGGGCTGTTGCCCTCCAAGTCCTGGCAGGTCAACACGGCCTGGGTGGTGGCCTCCACCCTCGCCGCCGACCTAGACGCCTGGACCCGCCTCCTACTGCTGCATGACGAGCCAGAACTGGCAGGCGCCGAACCGGCAACGATCCGCAGGAAGCTCTACCACCTCCCTGCCCGCCTCACCGCCCATGCCAGACGCCGCACCCTGCACCTGGACCGGCAATGGCCCTGGGCAGCGGCCTTCACCACCGCCTGGCAGCGCGCCACCGAGCTTCCGGCCCCCGCCTGA
- a CDS encoding ATP-binding protein, protein MNDEETFGTSWPLMSFEGAVRFARARVVATLQIWGFYLGSSAEDIDLLVSELVTNALTHADGQPITVGLYASRTERSMTIDVLDASPDVPELRRADPDDESGRGMFIVNALTDGRWTTQRTPQGKRVLATMPLPPQPLDERRQRVLDCMVQAVRPKPYVVSTTP, encoded by the coding sequence ATGAACGACGAGGAGACGTTCGGCACGAGCTGGCCGCTGATGTCGTTCGAGGGGGCGGTGCGCTTTGCTCGGGCACGGGTGGTGGCGACCCTGCAGATCTGGGGCTTCTACCTGGGCAGCAGCGCAGAAGACATCGATCTGCTGGTCTCCGAACTGGTGACCAATGCTCTGACACATGCGGATGGCCAGCCCATCACCGTCGGCCTCTACGCCAGCCGCACCGAACGCTCGATGACCATCGACGTACTCGACGCCAGTCCCGACGTCCCCGAACTCCGACGCGCAGATCCGGACGACGAGAGCGGCAGAGGAATGTTCATCGTCAACGCCCTGACCGACGGCCGCTGGACCACTCAGCGGACGCCTCAGGGAAAGCGGGTGCTGGCCACGATGCCCTTGCCGCCTCAGCCGCTCGACGAGCGCCGTCAGCGGGTTCTCGACTGCATGGTCCAGGCAGTTCGGCCCAAGCCCTACGTGGTCAGCACCACCCCATAG
- a CDS encoding UDP-N-acetylmuramate dehydrogenase — protein MREPLADHTTLRLGGPANSFITHTDPADWADIARAACEPKQPRLILGGGSNIIATDAGFPGMVVRMATRGITARALQQGQVEVTVEAGEPLSSLVDFALTEGLSGVEYLVGIPGTTGAAPIQNTGAYGQQISDTLTSITAYDWSTHRIVRIPASECGFGYRISSFKRHPGRFTILTTTLHLRRASQAAPVTYQLLADVLNVPLGTRPPLAEAAVAVATDRQARGLTLPSSGPDARQVGSVFLNPTVNEHQAAHVRAYGGPLHYDARGEARVSAGWLLQHVGYAPGCRLAEGIYCSTQRTLTVVARGSVTSENYLGILYRLSREVEQATGIQMHLEPTTRTRKRPAAR, from the coding sequence ATGCGCGAACCCCTGGCCGACCACACCACCCTGCGCCTCGGCGGCCCCGCCAACTCCTTCATCACCCACACAGACCCCGCTGACTGGGCCGACATCGCCCGTGCAGCCTGCGAGCCCAAGCAGCCGCGGCTCATTCTCGGCGGCGGCAGCAACATCATTGCTACCGATGCCGGGTTCCCGGGCATGGTCGTCCGTATGGCCACCAGGGGCATCACCGCCCGAGCGCTACAGCAAGGCCAGGTAGAGGTCACCGTTGAGGCCGGCGAGCCACTGAGTTCCCTCGTCGACTTCGCCCTGACCGAAGGACTCTCCGGAGTCGAGTACCTGGTCGGCATTCCAGGCACCACTGGAGCAGCCCCGATCCAGAACACCGGCGCCTACGGCCAGCAGATCAGCGACACCCTCACCAGCATCACGGCCTACGACTGGTCTACCCACAGGATCGTCCGGATCCCCGCTTCCGAATGCGGCTTCGGCTACCGCATCAGCTCCTTCAAGAGGCACCCCGGCCGCTTCACCATCCTCACCACCACCCTGCACCTGCGCCGCGCGAGCCAAGCGGCACCGGTCACCTACCAACTACTCGCCGACGTGCTCAACGTGCCACTCGGAACACGACCGCCGCTGGCAGAGGCCGCTGTCGCTGTGGCCACCGACCGGCAGGCACGGGGCCTCACCCTGCCGTCCAGCGGACCGGATGCCCGGCAGGTCGGCTCCGTCTTCCTGAACCCGACCGTCAACGAGCACCAGGCCGCTCACGTCCGGGCCTATGGCGGCCCGCTCCACTACGACGCCCGAGGCGAGGCCCGCGTCAGTGCCGGATGGCTCCTTCAGCACGTGGGGTATGCCCCGGGCTGCCGACTCGCCGAAGGCATCTACTGCTCAACCCAACGCACCCTCACGGTTGTCGCCAGAGGCTCAGTGACCAGCGAGAACTACCTAGGCATCCTCTACCGGCTAAGCCGAGAGGTCGAGCAGGCCACAGGGATACAGATGCACCTGGAACCGACCACGCGCACCCGTAAGCGCCCTGCGGCACGCTGA
- a CDS encoding serine hydrolase domain-containing protein yields the protein MPQSTPFTDSDADRLQEALDALVASGGSPGGVVVFGTRDGGHRILTAGLVAPECGDTRPDQDTLYDIASLTKVVATWPLVGRALDQGLLDLDAPIRDFLPAIHAEAPSGEATVCQLLAHTSGLRASTRLDQYRGAGAPLHELMCREPLDEQPGQHRYINRGYILLGLALSHVHNQSLYALADQLWSGIGMTSTVYGPVARAAQVAPTEQRIPGTPRTWGAPHDDNAALLGGIAGHAGVFSTPADLATYAEHLLTAHADSDNTPIGQWLRASQVPQAAIEPGLDRGLSWILADGTRTAYHHGFTGTSLYLNPENGRYLALCTNAIYHGPARERLAPLRTLALKTTSSN from the coding sequence ATGCCCCAAAGCACTCCGTTCACCGATTCCGACGCCGACCGCCTCCAGGAGGCACTGGACGCGCTCGTGGCCAGCGGCGGCAGCCCCGGCGGCGTGGTCGTCTTCGGAACCAGGGACGGAGGCCACCGGATCCTCACCGCCGGACTGGTGGCACCCGAGTGCGGCGACACGCGCCCGGACCAGGACACGCTGTACGACATCGCCTCGCTCACCAAAGTCGTCGCCACCTGGCCGCTGGTCGGCCGAGCACTCGATCAAGGGCTGCTCGACCTCGACGCGCCCATCCGAGACTTCCTCCCCGCCATCCACGCCGAAGCTCCCAGCGGCGAGGCCACGGTGTGCCAACTCCTGGCCCACACCTCAGGCCTGCGCGCCTCCACCCGCCTCGACCAGTACCGAGGCGCAGGCGCCCCACTGCACGAACTGATGTGCCGCGAACCCCTGGACGAACAACCCGGCCAGCACCGCTACATCAACCGCGGCTACATCCTCCTCGGCCTGGCCCTCTCCCACGTCCACAACCAATCCTTGTACGCGCTCGCCGACCAACTCTGGTCCGGTATCGGCATGACCAGCACCGTCTACGGGCCAGTGGCCCGCGCCGCCCAGGTCGCCCCCACCGAACAGCGCATCCCGGGAACACCCCGCACCTGGGGAGCCCCGCACGACGACAACGCCGCGCTCCTGGGCGGGATCGCCGGCCACGCCGGAGTCTTCTCCACCCCCGCCGACCTGGCCACCTACGCCGAACACCTGCTCACCGCCCACGCCGACAGCGACAACACCCCGATCGGCCAGTGGCTACGCGCCAGCCAGGTCCCCCAAGCCGCCATCGAACCCGGCCTGGACCGGGGCCTGTCCTGGATCCTCGCCGACGGCACCCGTACCGCCTACCACCACGGCTTCACCGGCACCAGCCTCTACCTCAACCCCGAAAACGGCCGCTACCTCGCCCTCTGCACCAACGCCATCTACCACGGCCCCGCCCGCGAACGCCTCGCCCCACTGCGCACCCTCGCCCTCAAGACCACATCGTCCAACTGA
- a CDS encoding UDP-N-acetylglucosamine 1-carboxyvinyltransferase, which produces MTIPTQTTQDTAHIQVTGGRRLSGRVQVQGSKNIALHLYAAALATDTPTALERCPDILDTSVCAAILRHTGSEVAVDQGWFRVTPTSRPQSLVHPVLGRRVRTTVVLAAALLARTGRAVFPAPGGDAFCPRLIDRHLAAMKAAGADVLCEDNGFRATCAMRGVRAFTTDVNTPYGPSLGATVTALLLAARAEGTSLISHPSVEPEVVETARFLEQGGAQIEWDDEGVHVTGTSHLTGGTFAVAGDRIEAGTMIMATAATGGDVQLDGITVADLPEGLRHVLADAGIALTARSGGLASSSGPLEAVEAATGPHPGLPTDTAPQLAAMLTQARGVSLVHERIYPRRDTHITALRAFGAEVSAQGSSARVVGPSPLRATAVEAGDIRAVTALLIAALAAEGTSTIRGMYHLRRGYGHLLDNLATLGADITLDQETN; this is translated from the coding sequence ATGACAATCCCGACCCAGACCACGCAGGACACGGCCCACATCCAAGTCACCGGGGGACGAAGGCTGTCGGGCCGCGTACAGGTGCAGGGCAGCAAGAACATCGCCCTGCACCTGTACGCGGCGGCCCTCGCCACGGACACTCCCACGGCCCTGGAGCGGTGTCCTGACATCCTCGACACCTCCGTCTGCGCGGCGATCCTGCGGCACACGGGCAGCGAGGTCGCCGTTGATCAGGGCTGGTTCCGGGTCACCCCCACCAGCCGCCCGCAGTCGCTGGTCCACCCGGTGCTGGGCAGGCGGGTCCGCACCACCGTGGTGCTGGCAGCAGCCCTGCTGGCCCGTACCGGCAGGGCCGTCTTCCCCGCGCCTGGAGGCGACGCGTTCTGCCCGCGCCTGATCGACCGGCACCTAGCCGCCATGAAGGCAGCCGGAGCGGACGTGCTGTGCGAGGACAACGGATTCCGCGCCACCTGCGCCATGCGCGGCGTCCGCGCCTTCACCACGGACGTCAACACCCCGTACGGCCCCAGCCTCGGAGCCACCGTTACCGCCCTCCTCCTCGCCGCCCGCGCCGAGGGAACCTCCCTGATCAGCCACCCCAGCGTCGAACCCGAAGTCGTCGAGACGGCCAGGTTCCTGGAACAAGGCGGTGCCCAGATCGAGTGGGACGACGAAGGGGTCCACGTCACCGGCACCAGCCACCTGACGGGAGGTACGTTCGCCGTCGCCGGTGACCGGATCGAAGCGGGGACGATGATCATGGCAACGGCAGCCACCGGGGGAGACGTCCAACTCGACGGAATCACGGTGGCAGATCTCCCCGAAGGGCTGCGCCACGTCCTCGCCGACGCAGGCATCGCCCTCACCGCTCGCAGCGGCGGACTGGCTAGCTCCAGCGGTCCGTTGGAAGCAGTCGAGGCGGCGACCGGCCCGCATCCCGGCCTGCCCACCGACACCGCTCCGCAGCTCGCGGCCATGCTCACCCAAGCGCGAGGAGTGTCCCTGGTCCATGAGCGGATATATCCCCGCCGCGATACGCACATCACCGCACTGCGCGCCTTCGGCGCCGAGGTCAGCGCCCAGGGATCCTCTGCCCGTGTGGTCGGCCCGAGCCCGCTGCGGGCGACCGCAGTTGAGGCGGGCGATATCCGGGCGGTGACCGCCTTGCTGATCGCCGCCCTGGCCGCCGAAGGCACCTCTACGATCCGAGGGATGTACCACCTCCGGCGCGGCTACGGCCACTTGCTCGACAACCTCGCCACGCTGGGAGCCGATATCACCCTCGACCAGGAGACCAACTGA
- a CDS encoding Shedu anti-phage system protein SduA domain-containing protein, giving the protein MPGISFDEFKKTTKKLIDEHYVEVKHLISKGIMSAGEEAIFLFPSTLLYTKTETHYVFELIGAMRKLDPLQVKDRNATSLNQVVNNFSPKSDSFYVLGTEGAQPTNMHLNWKGQNLLGAFPDGSLAARFPGVTVFDALPNLVSFSVVPSLLAIDAERIRSIALDNCMLTSRVEEVIRPKFVNFLYAVSIDADAAEIAADLAVLKPVPGKLVPGIQAAALGKAEAARTAAGFATLYLQGVRETTITAFLEKHSEVIERVFDADKVFYQPELAWREGNPDPTEESIQPDVLLRTRGGEWKIVEFKLPLLDKKSLTAGNHARRRFTLSVADGVHQLANYEEYFGFSKNLMAAQELLGEAPTIPSLCLVVGSDENFDGEEVRQATRLHRPFDIIDYDTLMRLYLAASV; this is encoded by the coding sequence GTGCCTGGCATCTCTTTTGATGAGTTCAAGAAGACAACCAAGAAGCTCATCGACGAGCACTACGTTGAAGTGAAGCACCTGATCTCGAAGGGCATCATGAGTGCAGGGGAGGAAGCTATCTTCCTGTTTCCCAGTACGCTGCTGTACACGAAGACGGAGACGCACTACGTCTTCGAGCTGATCGGTGCCATGCGCAAGCTTGACCCCCTTCAAGTCAAAGATCGTAATGCGACCTCGCTCAACCAGGTGGTCAATAACTTCTCTCCAAAGAGCGACAGCTTCTACGTGTTGGGAACTGAAGGTGCACAGCCGACGAACATGCACCTTAACTGGAAGGGGCAAAACCTGCTCGGGGCGTTCCCGGATGGCAGCCTCGCAGCTAGGTTCCCGGGCGTCACGGTCTTTGACGCCCTGCCCAACCTTGTAAGCTTTAGCGTGGTTCCCAGTCTCTTGGCCATCGACGCTGAGAGGATTCGTTCAATCGCGCTCGACAACTGCATGCTGACCAGCCGAGTCGAAGAGGTGATTCGGCCGAAGTTCGTCAATTTCCTCTATGCCGTTTCGATTGATGCGGATGCGGCCGAGATTGCGGCTGATCTCGCGGTTCTCAAACCAGTGCCCGGCAAGCTTGTCCCAGGGATTCAAGCAGCGGCGCTTGGGAAGGCAGAAGCAGCCAGGACGGCAGCTGGTTTTGCCACGCTGTACCTGCAAGGTGTCCGCGAGACAACCATCACGGCGTTCCTGGAGAAGCACAGCGAGGTCATTGAGCGAGTCTTTGATGCCGACAAGGTGTTCTATCAGCCGGAGCTTGCGTGGCGGGAAGGGAACCCCGATCCAACTGAGGAGTCCATTCAGCCTGACGTGCTCCTCCGCACCAGGGGCGGTGAGTGGAAGATCGTTGAGTTCAAGCTCCCGCTGCTGGACAAGAAATCGCTGACTGCAGGTAACCACGCTCGGCGACGGTTCACGCTCTCAGTGGCTGACGGCGTACACCAGCTGGCCAACTATGAAGAATACTTCGGGTTCTCCAAGAACCTGATGGCTGCGCAAGAGCTGCTGGGTGAAGCACCGACTATCCCGTCGCTCTGCCTTGTCGTAGGAAGTGACGAGAACTTCGATGGTGAGGAGGTGCGCCAGGCGACACGTCTGCACCGACCCTTCGACATCATCGACTACGACACTCTCATGCGCCTGTACCTGGCGGCGTCGGTCTGA
- a CDS encoding DEAD/DEAH box helicase — MAFQGKSTRAQQQFPSPEELYLSGTLPRTTEAVDGLWLHQGDVIRAYAEHHQKTPDLALELPTGSGKTIPGVLIAEWVRRKSEGPVIYATPTKQLARQVLATARREGVPSHLLIGNHRQWDITEASAVEGAEAIGVTTYSAIFNSSPKLPQPRLIVLDDAHAGEQFVGTEYGVTIRRHENPAAYEMVLDALSPFLSGLLLQRLRGAPDPGAHHQVRLLLPAIRPEAIAKLDAALATLPEYKFDLAMIRSGLASCCVYLSYGGIQIRPMIPPTFDNRIFSHTEQRIYLSATLGSGGELERAFGRAQVVRMPLPTKTPPRSGRRLFVFPDLVEGGDAVGVSKRIVGLTNKALVLSQETLANAEKAAAALAGDGVPVMGRDDVELTLDFFAKAPFGVLGLANRYDGLDLPGRACRIVVLGGKPDAVGLQERFLSERAEASAALAERLRTRIVQGAGRCTRGPNDYAVVVVLGSDITRYFGRPDNRAALEPELQAEVEFGWRNSRGMDADDVIGNVETFLAHDAPWRENGERLVAEFRQDALKVESPSADALGNSAAFEVEAWHMAFRGEWLAASEQLQEAARRVGTGGDSTRGYRGLLLYLAGVWLHLGAEDETRRARARDLVRQAAAASNVRGTWLKEMPELPGAEEVPLADMDVIAVNAIVARLRGQLRPNRVTEELQKMREAVAQDESTIYEGGLTTLGTFLGAEASKPRGQGRCDSAWVWGTAIWMTIEAKSEQHPDGLLPLHDIRQANTQLDQLAGDRSMDHPPAGSPAIIVSDRLTVDPQHARAANANVYLASTETVEQIAGDISTVWSDLLTSATGIQAEQLLRQHVRAVMTEHGCLPSQVIDRLMQTRIRPGD; from the coding sequence TTGGCGTTCCAAGGCAAGAGCACGCGCGCCCAGCAGCAGTTCCCTTCGCCGGAGGAGCTTTACCTCAGTGGCACACTGCCTCGAACGACCGAGGCAGTCGATGGACTCTGGCTGCACCAGGGCGATGTCATCCGGGCCTACGCGGAACACCATCAGAAGACGCCAGACCTCGCCCTTGAGCTACCGACGGGATCCGGCAAGACGATTCCCGGAGTTCTGATCGCTGAGTGGGTGCGCCGGAAGAGCGAAGGCCCCGTCATCTACGCGACTCCGACCAAGCAGTTGGCACGGCAGGTACTGGCGACTGCGCGCCGCGAGGGCGTGCCAAGTCATCTGCTCATCGGGAACCACCGGCAGTGGGACATCACCGAGGCAAGCGCCGTGGAGGGTGCTGAAGCGATCGGCGTCACCACCTACAGCGCGATCTTCAACAGTAGCCCAAAGCTTCCACAACCCCGCCTGATCGTCCTCGACGATGCCCACGCTGGCGAGCAGTTCGTCGGCACGGAGTACGGCGTCACCATCCGCCGCCATGAGAACCCCGCGGCCTACGAAATGGTCCTCGACGCGCTGTCCCCGTTCCTATCCGGACTGCTGCTCCAACGGCTCCGAGGTGCACCTGATCCCGGCGCGCACCACCAGGTTCGTCTGCTTCTTCCTGCCATCCGCCCGGAGGCGATCGCGAAGCTCGACGCCGCCCTGGCCACTCTTCCGGAGTACAAATTCGATCTCGCCATGATCCGGTCGGGCCTGGCGTCCTGCTGTGTGTACCTGTCGTACGGTGGGATCCAGATCCGTCCGATGATCCCGCCGACGTTCGACAATCGGATCTTCTCGCATACTGAGCAGCGGATCTACCTCTCGGCGACCCTCGGCTCCGGAGGTGAACTAGAACGAGCCTTTGGTCGTGCACAGGTCGTCAGGATGCCGCTACCGACCAAGACTCCACCGCGCTCCGGCCGTCGCCTGTTTGTGTTTCCCGACCTCGTAGAGGGCGGGGATGCGGTCGGTGTTTCCAAGCGGATCGTCGGTCTCACGAACAAGGCCCTGGTGCTGAGCCAGGAGACTTTGGCGAACGCGGAAAAGGCTGCGGCTGCACTGGCCGGCGACGGCGTACCTGTGATGGGTCGGGACGATGTCGAACTGACTCTCGATTTCTTCGCTAAGGCGCCGTTCGGGGTACTCGGGTTGGCCAACCGCTACGACGGCTTGGACCTTCCAGGCCGGGCCTGCCGGATCGTTGTGCTCGGCGGGAAGCCGGACGCGGTCGGTCTGCAGGAGAGGTTCCTCAGCGAGCGTGCTGAAGCAAGTGCCGCACTTGCTGAACGTCTTCGGACACGTATCGTCCAGGGAGCGGGGCGGTGTACCCGTGGACCCAACGACTACGCCGTCGTCGTCGTGCTCGGATCGGATATCACGAGGTATTTCGGCCGACCGGACAACCGTGCAGCCCTTGAGCCCGAGTTGCAGGCTGAGGTCGAGTTCGGCTGGCGGAACAGCCGCGGGATGGATGCGGACGACGTCATCGGGAACGTTGAGACGTTCCTTGCCCACGACGCCCCCTGGCGTGAGAACGGCGAACGGCTCGTGGCGGAGTTCCGGCAAGACGCTCTAAAGGTTGAGTCGCCGAGTGCCGACGCCCTCGGAAACTCGGCCGCTTTCGAGGTCGAGGCGTGGCACATGGCCTTCCGAGGCGAGTGGCTCGCCGCGAGCGAACAACTCCAGGAGGCGGCACGACGAGTCGGCACCGGCGGTGACAGCACCCGCGGCTACCGCGGTCTCCTGCTGTACCTCGCGGGCGTCTGGCTGCACCTCGGAGCAGAGGATGAGACCCGGCGCGCGCGAGCGAGAGATCTTGTGCGCCAGGCAGCAGCCGCGTCAAACGTCCGTGGCACCTGGCTCAAGGAGATGCCGGAGCTCCCCGGGGCCGAGGAAGTCCCGCTCGCAGATATGGACGTGATCGCCGTCAACGCGATCGTGGCGCGCCTTCGCGGTCAGCTCCGCCCGAACCGCGTGACGGAGGAACTGCAGAAGATGCGTGAGGCGGTGGCTCAGGACGAGTCGACAATCTACGAAGGAGGGCTCACCACCCTCGGCACGTTCCTCGGGGCTGAGGCGTCCAAGCCGAGGGGGCAGGGACGGTGTGACTCGGCTTGGGTATGGGGCACCGCAATCTGGATGACCATCGAGGCTAAGTCCGAACAGCACCCCGATGGCCTACTGCCGCTCCATGACATCCGCCAGGCGAATACTCAGCTCGACCAGCTGGCGGGGGATCGCTCCATGGATCACCCTCCGGCCGGCAGTCCGGCGATTATCGTGTCAGACCGCCTGACCGTCGATCCTCAACATGCGCGGGCTGCGAACGCAAACGTCTACCTTGCCTCGACCGAGACCGTAGAGCAGATCGCCGGCGATATCTCCACGGTGTGGAGCGATCTGCTCACCAGCGCGACAGGCATCCAGGCCGAACAACTGCTGCGGCAGCATGTCCGAGCGGTGATGACAGAGCACGGATGCCTGCCGAGTCAAGTCATCGACCGCCTCATGCAGACTCGGATCCGTCCGGGCGACTGA